Proteins from a genomic interval of Capsicum annuum cultivar UCD-10X-F1 chromosome 4, UCD10Xv1.1, whole genome shotgun sequence:
- the LOC107869566 gene encoding EPIDERMAL PATTERNING FACTOR-like protein 7 — protein MLAPKFLLIHTYIFQLFLFSPFFFVCTNFQDSYKLVGPEKSRQEGQNKKKKMVMNTTTSIGILSVSIVTLVLMLLVDSSQSLRPYHFTYHGKETNKDNQNHIHLKEEEKGDHELGMEMYPTGSSLPDCSHACGPCFPCKRVMVSFACSIAESCPIVYKCMCKGKYYHVPSN, from the exons atgtTGGCCCCAAAATTTCTGCTCATTCATACATACATCTTCCAACTATTTTTATTtagtccttttttttttgtttgcacCAATTTTCAAGATTCTTATAAGTTGGTTGGTCCGGAAAAATCAAGACAAGAGggacaaaataagaaaaagaagatggTGATGAATACCACAACTTCAATTGGAATTTTGAGTGTGTCAATTGTTACTCTTGTTCTAATGTTGCTGGTTGACTCAAGCCAAAGCCTACGCCCATATCATT TTACCTACCATGGGAAAGAGACAAACAAGGACAATCAAAACCATATCCACCTTAAG gaagaagaaaaaggagatcATGAGTTAGGAATGGAGATGTATCCAACAGGATCAAGTTTACCAGATTGTTCCCATGCTTGTGGACCTTGTTTCCCTTGTAAGAGAGTAATGGTTAGCTTTGCATGCTCCATTGCCGAATCTTGTCCCATTGTCTACAAGTGCATGTGTAAAGGCAAATACTATCATGTCCCTTCCAATTGA